A genomic segment from Triplophysa dalaica isolate WHDGS20190420 chromosome 22, ASM1584641v1, whole genome shotgun sequence encodes:
- the tdgf1 gene encoding teratocarcinoma-derived growth factor 1: MVRISLESTSDPTSALWFWKILERKMRNSMFRVWLCAVVVCQTGSSDLACEGSGCGKNGVLENPKQNAVAETLNKFNEMNAQTPQRAHRNAEAVLPFLGLTGVAKQSRTCCKNGGTCILGSFCACPKHFTGRSCEYDERVRDCGVIPHGEWVQKGCSYCRCGYGLLHCFPHIFSNNCDDSEEVRWYRSDAPRTLSSVFAVCVALILPFLL, translated from the exons aTGGTAAGGATCAGTCTCGAGAGCACCAGTGACCCCACGAGCGCTTTATGGTTTTGGAAGATACTGGAGCGCAAAATGAGAAATTCAATGTTCAG GGTTTGGCTTTGTGCTGTGGTCGTGTGCCAGACCGGTTCTTCTGATTTAG CTTGTGAGGGTTCAGGATGTGGGAAAAACGGAGTGTTGGAAAATCCAAAGCAAAACGCAGTCGCAGAGACCTTGAATAAGTTTAACGAAATGAACGCGCAAACGCCGCAACGCGCGCACCGCAACGCAGAGGCCGTGTTGCCTTTCCTGGGACTCACTGGAG TTGCTAAACAAAGCCGTACCTGTTGTAAGAACGGAGGGACTTGCATTTTGGGAAGtttctgtgcctgtccgaagcACTTCACCGGCCGGAGCTGTGAATATGACGAGAGAGTCAG ggACTGTGGGGTGATTCCACATGGAGAATGGGTTCAGAAAGGGTGTTCGTACTGTCGGTGTGGATATGGACTTCTGCACTGCTTCCCACATATCTTCAGCAACAACTGCG atgaCTCTGAAGAGGTTCGGTGGTACCGTTCAGATGCTCCCCGAACGTTGTCGTCTGTATTTGCTGTGTGTGTAGCCTTGATTTTACCCTTTTTACTATAA